A window from Zingiber officinale cultivar Zhangliang chromosome 7A, Zo_v1.1, whole genome shotgun sequence encodes these proteins:
- the LOC122000829 gene encoding DNA-dependent metalloprotease WSS1-like isoform X5, with translation MSLDDLNKVWEIKILKKPGEDEARRLLDRIAKQVQPIMRRRKWKVKLLSEFYPTNPALLGLNVGGGVEVKLRLRRPGREWDFFPFEQVLDTMLHELCHIVHGPHNASFYKLWDELRKECDELVAKGITGTGQGFDTLGRRLGGFSVQPSVSSLRQAAVDAAAKRARTGALLPSGPNRLGGNSEIMGALSPIQAAAMAAERRLYDDIWCGSVSEEINLIESITEISKHPAPEIGESSNSNGEKKGDLGGTGKIEKGWTNLHSKGKGEESTSSITFDRATMPGGSMSPYPKHDTDDKVIWECSKCTLFNQLITSLWD, from the exons ATGAGCCTGGACGATCTGAACAAGGTATGGGAGATCAAAATTCTCAAGAAGCCCGGCGAGGATGAGGCCCGCCGTCTCCTTGACCGCATCGCCAAGCAGGTCCAGCCCATTATGCGTCGCCGCAAGTGGAAGGTTAAACTCCTCTCCGAGTTCTA CCCGACCAATCCGGCTCTTTTAGGGCTAAATGTTGGTGGTGGCGTCGAGGTGAAGCTTCGGCTGAGGCGGCCTGGCAGGGAATGGGATTTCTTCCCGTTCGAGCAGGTTCTTGATACAATGCTCCACGAGCTGTGCCACATCGTGCATGGGCCGCACAATGCCTCGTTCTATAAGCTCTGGGATGAGTTGCGCAAG GAATGTGATGAACTGGTTGCAAAGGGGATAACTGGTACTGGACAAGGATTTGACACCCTTGGAAGACGCTTAGGTGGCTTCTCTGTCCAGCCTTCAGTATCATCGCTCCGGCAGGCTGCAGTTGATGCTGCAGCCAAACGAGCTCGCACTGGGGCTTTGCTACCATCTGGACCAAACAGATTAGGTGGAAATAGTGAAATCATGGGTGCGCTTAGTCCAATACAAGCTGCTGCCATGGCTGCAGAGAGAAGATTGTATGATGATATATGGTGTGGATCTGTGTCAGAAGAAATTAATCTAATAGAAAGTATCACCGAAATTTCAAAGCATCCTGCTCCTGAAATAGGTGAGTCATCAAATTCTAATGGGGAAAAGAAAGGGGATTTAGGTGGTACTGGTAAAATTGAGAAAGGATGGACCAATTTGCACAGTAAAGGCAAGGGTGAAGAGTCTACATCTAGTATCACCTTTGATAGGGCAACAATGCCAGGTGGGTCAATGTCACCTTACCCCAAACACGATACAGACGATAAGGTTATTTGGGAGTGCAGCAAATGCACTCTATTCAATCAA CTTATAACAAG
- the LOC122000829 gene encoding DNA-dependent metalloprotease WSS1-like isoform X3, producing MSLDDLNKVWEIKILKKPGEDEARRLLDRIAKQVQPIMRRRKWKVKLLSEFYPTNPALLGLNVGGGVEVKLRLRRPGREWDFFPFEQVLDTMLHELCHIVHGPHNASFYKLWDELRKECDELVAKGITGTGQGFDTLGRRLGGFSVQPSVSSLRQAAVDAAAKRARTGALLPSGPNRLGGNSEIMGALSPIQAAAMAAERRLYDDIWCGSVSEEINLIESITEISKHPAPEIGESSNSNGEKKGDLGGTGKIEKGWTNLHSKGKGEESTSSITFDRATMPGGSMSPYPKHDTDDKVIWECSKCTLFNQGYFLLKLIHQNLLIFPLVLLCAHE from the exons ATGAGCCTGGACGATCTGAACAAGGTATGGGAGATCAAAATTCTCAAGAAGCCCGGCGAGGATGAGGCCCGCCGTCTCCTTGACCGCATCGCCAAGCAGGTCCAGCCCATTATGCGTCGCCGCAAGTGGAAGGTTAAACTCCTCTCCGAGTTCTA CCCGACCAATCCGGCTCTTTTAGGGCTAAATGTTGGTGGTGGCGTCGAGGTGAAGCTTCGGCTGAGGCGGCCTGGCAGGGAATGGGATTTCTTCCCGTTCGAGCAGGTTCTTGATACAATGCTCCACGAGCTGTGCCACATCGTGCATGGGCCGCACAATGCCTCGTTCTATAAGCTCTGGGATGAGTTGCGCAAG GAATGTGATGAACTGGTTGCAAAGGGGATAACTGGTACTGGACAAGGATTTGACACCCTTGGAAGACGCTTAGGTGGCTTCTCTGTCCAGCCTTCAGTATCATCGCTCCGGCAGGCTGCAGTTGATGCTGCAGCCAAACGAGCTCGCACTGGGGCTTTGCTACCATCTGGACCAAACAGATTAGGTGGAAATAGTGAAATCATGGGTGCGCTTAGTCCAATACAAGCTGCTGCCATGGCTGCAGAGAGAAGATTGTATGATGATATATGGTGTGGATCTGTGTCAGAAGAAATTAATCTAATAGAAAGTATCACCGAAATTTCAAAGCATCCTGCTCCTGAAATAGGTGAGTCATCAAATTCTAATGGGGAAAAGAAAGGGGATTTAGGTGGTACTGGTAAAATTGAGAAAGGATGGACCAATTTGCACAGTAAAGGCAAGGGTGAAGAGTCTACATCTAGTATCACCTTTGATAGGGCAACAATGCCAGGTGGGTCAATGTCACCTTACCCCAAACACGATACAGACGATAAGGTTATTTGGGAGTGCAGCAAATGCACTCTATTCAATCAA GGTTACTTTTTGCTCAAATTGATTCACCAAAATTTGCTAATTTTTCCACTTGTATTGTTATGTGCACACGAGTAA
- the LOC122000829 gene encoding DNA-dependent metalloprotease WSS1-like isoform X4, translating into MSLDDLNKVWEIKILKKPGEDEARRLLDRIAKQVQPIMRRRKWKVKLLSEFYPTNPALLGLNVGGGVEVKLRLRRPGREWDFFPFEQVLDTMLHELCHIVHGPHNASFYKLWDELRKECDELVAKGITGTGQGFDTLGRRLGGFSVQPSVSSLRQAAVDAAAKRARTGALLPSGPNRLGGNSEIMGALSPIQAAAMAAERRLYDDIWCGSVSEEINLIESITEISKHPAPEIGESSNSNGEKKGDLGGTGKIEKGWTNLHSKGKGEESTSSITFDRATMPGGSMSPYPKHDTDDKVIWECSKCTLFNQVDLHTRVSIASGTNM; encoded by the exons ATGAGCCTGGACGATCTGAACAAGGTATGGGAGATCAAAATTCTCAAGAAGCCCGGCGAGGATGAGGCCCGCCGTCTCCTTGACCGCATCGCCAAGCAGGTCCAGCCCATTATGCGTCGCCGCAAGTGGAAGGTTAAACTCCTCTCCGAGTTCTA CCCGACCAATCCGGCTCTTTTAGGGCTAAATGTTGGTGGTGGCGTCGAGGTGAAGCTTCGGCTGAGGCGGCCTGGCAGGGAATGGGATTTCTTCCCGTTCGAGCAGGTTCTTGATACAATGCTCCACGAGCTGTGCCACATCGTGCATGGGCCGCACAATGCCTCGTTCTATAAGCTCTGGGATGAGTTGCGCAAG GAATGTGATGAACTGGTTGCAAAGGGGATAACTGGTACTGGACAAGGATTTGACACCCTTGGAAGACGCTTAGGTGGCTTCTCTGTCCAGCCTTCAGTATCATCGCTCCGGCAGGCTGCAGTTGATGCTGCAGCCAAACGAGCTCGCACTGGGGCTTTGCTACCATCTGGACCAAACAGATTAGGTGGAAATAGTGAAATCATGGGTGCGCTTAGTCCAATACAAGCTGCTGCCATGGCTGCAGAGAGAAGATTGTATGATGATATATGGTGTGGATCTGTGTCAGAAGAAATTAATCTAATAGAAAGTATCACCGAAATTTCAAAGCATCCTGCTCCTGAAATAGGTGAGTCATCAAATTCTAATGGGGAAAAGAAAGGGGATTTAGGTGGTACTGGTAAAATTGAGAAAGGATGGACCAATTTGCACAGTAAAGGCAAGGGTGAAGAGTCTACATCTAGTATCACCTTTGATAGGGCAACAATGCCAGGTGGGTCAATGTCACCTTACCCCAAACACGATACAGACGATAAGGTTATTTGGGAGTGCAGCAAATGCACTCTATTCAATCAA